A genomic stretch from Desulfolutivibrio sulfodismutans DSM 3696 includes:
- the rpmE gene encoding 50S ribosomal protein L31, translated as MKKDIHPKVFKAKIRCNCGAEIEALSTKGEEVLVEICSNCHPFYTGKQRFVDTAGRIDRFRKKYAKFEQPTA; from the coding sequence ATGAAAAAAGATATCCATCCCAAAGTTTTCAAGGCCAAGATTCGCTGCAACTGCGGCGCTGAAATCGAAGCCCTTTCCACCAAGGGCGAAGAAGTCCTCGTGGAAATCTGCTCCAATTGCCACCCCTTCTACACCGGAAAGCAGCGCTTCGTGGACACCGCCGGGCGCATCGACCGCTTCCGGAAGAAGTACGCCAAGTTCGAGCAGCCCACAGCCTGA
- a CDS encoding 3',5'-cyclic-nucleotide phosphodiesterase, with amino-acid sequence MFFRVLGCSGSDLPGHHLTSFLVDDTILLDAGSVTSALDLAQQSRITDIFVTHAHLDHIKDILFLADNLIEFFSGKNRPPVRIHGLPEVLKSIADHLLNDTIWPDFTVIPEQAPVLAYHPLVPGTVIQVGDLQVATCPVNHARAASGFVLWSEDGKHNVAYTGDTGSNGPWWDFLNALPFPLTNLITEASFPNSMEELARISKHLTPKLLRAELERLTVRPKIHIYHMKSPFSAQIQEELQRDLAGYTYHLLREKESFYF; translated from the coding sequence ATGTTCTTCAGGGTTCTCGGTTGTTCCGGATCGGATCTTCCGGGCCATCATCTGACCTCCTTTCTGGTTGACGACACCATCCTGCTCGACGCCGGGTCCGTCACCTCCGCCCTGGACCTGGCCCAGCAGTCCAGGATCACGGACATCTTCGTCACCCACGCCCACCTCGACCACATCAAAGACATCCTGTTTCTGGCCGACAACCTCATCGAGTTCTTCTCCGGGAAAAACCGGCCCCCGGTGCGCATCCACGGCCTGCCGGAGGTCTTGAAAAGCATCGCCGACCATCTGCTCAACGACACCATCTGGCCCGATTTCACGGTCATTCCCGAGCAGGCCCCGGTTTTGGCCTACCACCCCCTGGTGCCCGGAACGGTCATCCAGGTCGGCGACCTGCAGGTGGCCACCTGTCCGGTCAACCACGCCCGGGCCGCCTCGGGATTCGTCTTGTGGTCCGAGGACGGGAAGCACAACGTGGCCTACACCGGCGACACCGGATCAAACGGCCCGTGGTGGGATTTCCTCAACGCCCTGCCCTTTCCCCTGACCAACCTGATCACCGAGGCCTCGTTTCCCAATTCCATGGAGGAACTGGCCCGAATCTCCAAGCACCTGACGCCAAAACTTTTACGGGCCGAGCTGGAACGGCTCACGGTGCGCCCGAAAATCCACATCTACCACATGAAGTCGCCCTTTTCGGCCCAGATCCAGGAGGAGTTGCAACGCGACCTGGCGGGCTACACCTACCACCTGTTGCGCGAGAAGGAGTCGTTTTATTTCTGA
- a CDS encoding bifunctional folylpolyglutamate synthase/dihydrofolate synthase — MDLRLCRMSRTLDALGLDRPPQTVVQVLGTNGKGTTATLLAALGAAHGLSCGLYTSPHFLSVRERIRRYQGDLPGAAATPGAPLGDGFFSEADWTGAARTVLAATAPFGDAGRLTYFELLTVMAARLFAARSVDVAIYEAGLGGDHDATTALHRDMTVFTPIGMDHAHILGPTLCDIARDKAGAIPVGGLAVTGPQAPEALAALAKRARTAGARLVSAREVLDYDAAAGVVRPLTVAGPLIEAAPLGLPGAFQAENAATALAAFFLLAEKLRIAIRPEAVRRALGQTRLPGRMQRLRLPGAAGELLVDCAHNVPALVALEAACAADGISPAAVIFTCLADKDFAGMAGIVRRLTTGPIIVPGLFCPGRTRDAADVAHGLGERAEAVPDVAAALTRVRDIPGTVVVCGSMYLLAEVMGRLDYSPYVYYFQ, encoded by the coding sequence ATGGATCTGCGGCTTTGCCGCATGTCCCGGACGCTTGACGCCCTGGGCCTGGACCGGCCGCCCCAGACGGTCGTCCAGGTGCTCGGCACCAACGGCAAGGGCACCACGGCCACGCTTCTGGCCGCCCTGGGCGCGGCCCACGGGCTGTCCTGCGGCCTTTACACCTCGCCCCATTTCCTGTCCGTGCGCGAACGCATCCGCCGGTACCAGGGCGACCTCCCCGGGGCCGCCGCAACGCCGGGCGCACCGCTTGGCGACGGCTTTTTTTCCGAGGCCGACTGGACGGGCGCGGCCCGAACCGTGCTCGCGGCCACGGCCCCCTTTGGCGACGCCGGTCGGCTGACCTATTTCGAGCTTTTGACGGTCATGGCCGCCCGGCTTTTTGCGGCGCGCTCCGTGGACGTGGCGATCTATGAGGCCGGACTCGGCGGCGACCACGACGCCACCACGGCCCTGCACCGGGACATGACGGTATTCACCCCCATCGGCATGGACCATGCCCACATCCTGGGCCCCACCCTGTGCGACATCGCCCGGGACAAGGCCGGGGCCATCCCCGTGGGGGGGCTGGCCGTGACCGGGCCGCAGGCCCCTGAAGCCCTGGCGGCGCTTGCAAAACGCGCCCGGACGGCCGGGGCGCGGCTGGTTTCGGCCCGCGAGGTGCTGGACTACGACGCGGCGGCCGGGGTCGTGCGGCCCCTGACCGTGGCCGGGCCTCTCATCGAGGCCGCGCCGCTGGGGTTGCCCGGGGCGTTTCAGGCCGAAAACGCGGCCACGGCCCTGGCGGCGTTTTTCCTGCTGGCTGAAAAGCTTCGCATCGCGATACGCCCCGAGGCGGTGCGCCGGGCGCTTGGGCAGACGCGGCTGCCGGGGCGGATGCAACGGCTGCGGCTGCCGGGCGCGGCCGGGGAGCTGCTTGTGGACTGCGCCCACAACGTCCCGGCTCTTGTGGCGCTTGAGGCGGCGTGTGCGGCCGACGGCATTTCCCCGGCGGCGGTGATCTTCACCTGCCTGGCGGACAAGGATTTTGCGGGCATGGCCGGGATCGTGCGGCGGCTGACCACGGGGCCGATCATCGTGCCGGGGCTTTTCTGCCCGGGCCGCACCCGCGATGCGGCGGACGTGGCGCATGGGCTTGGGGAGCGGGCCGAGGCCGTGCCGGACGTGGCGGCGGCGCTGACGCGGGTGCGGGACATCCCGGGGACGGTGGTGGTGTGTGGGTCGATGTATTTATTAGCGGAGGTGATGGGGAGGCTAGACTATTCTCCCTACGTTTACTATTTTCAGTAA
- a CDS encoding AAA family ATPase, with the protein MITKIKIHGFKSICNFELNLGKINVFIGSNGSGKSNILEAIGVLSAAASGRVDDESLIRRGVRPGLPRLYKSSFKSERTSPHIFFTAENENTSYSVSLHNPLKDPKSAWSYKTENLRSKDTTIVSRGVKSSHRFDPYQGLAALRIVDLGETDNATKLLSTLREYAIYTPNTPTLRGVTPDLQSREPIGLSGGRLAEALRELQRIASKDEDLQEKLDEFYSTLEWASHIDTKLTANDLLSPSVPRTKYLIRFTDRYMVDKRNTLTAFDASEGALYVIFLSILSLSPFIPSLIAVDNLDQSLNPRLTKALIGMMCDLTINHWEDQQILFTSHNPAALDGLPLDNPNINLFSVDRDNYGHTIANKIDLTDAVKELCRKNDWPLSRLWMMGHLGGVPNV; encoded by the coding sequence ATGATTACCAAAATTAAAATTCATGGCTTCAAATCCATTTGCAATTTTGAACTAAACCTTGGAAAGATAAATGTATTTATTGGGTCAAATGGAAGTGGGAAAAGTAATATACTCGAGGCAATTGGTGTTTTATCTGCCGCTGCATCTGGCCGTGTTGATGACGAATCATTAATTAGAAGAGGTGTACGGCCAGGCCTTCCAAGGCTATACAAATCTTCATTTAAATCTGAAAGAACATCCCCTCACATTTTTTTTACTGCAGAAAATGAAAACACATCATATTCTGTATCTCTTCATAATCCACTAAAAGACCCAAAGAGTGCATGGTCATACAAAACAGAGAATCTTCGCAGCAAAGATACGACTATTGTATCGCGTGGCGTTAAATCTTCGCACAGATTTGATCCATATCAAGGGCTTGCTGCCCTTCGTATCGTTGATCTTGGCGAGACAGATAACGCAACAAAATTGCTTTCAACTTTGCGTGAATATGCTATATATACTCCAAACACACCAACTCTTAGAGGAGTAACACCTGATCTACAGTCCAGAGAACCTATTGGCTTGTCTGGCGGAAGACTAGCCGAGGCTTTACGCGAATTACAGCGCATTGCCAGCAAAGATGAAGATCTTCAAGAAAAACTTGACGAATTTTACTCCACTCTAGAGTGGGCCAGCCATATCGATACAAAACTCACTGCAAATGATTTATTGTCGCCATCTGTTCCGCGAACAAAATATTTAATTCGTTTTACTGATAGGTATATGGTCGACAAAAGGAATACTTTGACTGCCTTTGATGCAAGCGAAGGAGCACTTTATGTAATTTTTTTATCAATTCTTTCCCTTTCACCGTTCATACCATCTCTAATTGCTGTAGACAACCTTGATCAATCATTAAATCCGAGATTAACAAAGGCTTTGATTGGCATGATGTGTGATTTAACAATTAATCACTGGGAAGATCAACAAATTCTCTTTACATCACACAACCCAGCAGCCCTTGATGGATTACCTTTGGACAATCCAAACATAAACTTATTTTCAGTCGACAGAGACAATTACGGCCATACGATAGCTAACAAAATAGACCTGACGGATGCTGTTAAAGAGTTATGCAGAAAGAACGACTGGCCACTATCGAGACTATGGATGATGGGACATTTAGGAGGTGTTCCCAATGTCTAA
- a CDS encoding AbrB/MazE/SpoVT family DNA-binding domain-containing protein has translation MPIATIRPKHQLTIPRAIRDKLHLSEGDQVIVREEAGRIVIEPAKVVPAGQEYFSTPQWQAKEAEAEADVAAGRVSGPFADAEALLAHLHGKTKVGF, from the coding sequence ATGCCTATCGCCACCATCCGTCCCAAGCACCAATTGACGATTCCCCGGGCCATCCGGGACAAGCTGCACCTTTCCGAAGGCGATCAGGTCATCGTGCGCGAGGAGGCGGGGCGCATCGTGATCGAACCGGCCAAGGTGGTCCCGGCGGGGCAGGAATATTTTTCGACGCCGCAGTGGCAGGCCAAGGAGGCCGAGGCCGAGGCGGACGTGGCGGCCGGGCGGGTGAGCGGGCCGTTTGCGGACGCCGAGGCGCTTCTCGCGCACCTGCACGGGAAGACGAAAGTTGGATTTTAA